GGAGGGGGGCGGACGACCCGGAGGGCCGACGCGGAATGACCAAGCGCGAGCGCGTGCTGAGCGGGATGCGCCCCAGCGGGCGCCTGCACCTGGGGAACCTGGCGGGGGCGCTCCAGAACTGGATCGCCCTCCAGCGGGAGTACGACTGCTTCTTCTTCATCGCCGACTGGCACGCCCTGACCACGGATTACGCCGAGACCGGTGACCTCCAGGCCAACATCCGGGAGATGGCGGCGGACATGCTGGCCGCCGGGTTGGACCCGGAGCGGGCCACCATCTTCGTCCAGTCGCGGGTGCCGGAGCACGCGGAGCTGCACCTTCTCTTCTCCATGATCACGCCGGAGCCCTGGCTGAAGCGGGTCCCGACCTACAAGGAGCAGCAGGAGGCCAACCCTAACAAGGACCTCTCCACCTACGGGTTCCTGGGCTACCCGGTCCTCCAGGCGGCCGACATCCTCATCTACAAGGCGAACTACGTCCCGGTCGGGCAGGACCAGCTCCCGCACATCGAGTTGACCCGGGAGATCGCCCGCCGCTTCAACAATTTCTACGGGCCGGTCTTCCCGGAGCCGGCGGCCAAGGTCACCGAGGTCCCGCGGGTCCGGGGGACCGACGGGGAGAAGATGTCCAAGAGCCGGAACAACTGCATCTACCTGGCGGAGACCCCCGAGGAGGTGACCGCCAAGGTCCGGCCGATGGTGACCGACCCGGCCCGCAAGCGGCGGAGCGACCCCGGCGACCCCGACAAGTGCCCCGTGTACGACGTGCACAAGATCTTCACGCCGATCAGCGTCCGGGAGCAGACCATCATCCCCGGATGCACCCGGGCCCTCTTCGGCTGCCTGGATTGCAAGGACGTGCTTCTCAAGCACATGCTCCCGGTCCTGAATCCGATCCGGGAGAAGCGGGAGGAGCTGATGGCCAGGCCGGCCCAGATCGCTGAAGTCCTGAACGACGGCTCGGCCCGG
This genomic interval from Candidatus Methylomirabilis sp. contains the following:
- the trpS gene encoding tryptophan--tRNA ligase, with amino-acid sequence MTKRERVLSGMRPSGRLHLGNLAGALQNWIALQREYDCFFFIADWHALTTDYAETGDLQANIREMAADMLAAGLDPERATIFVQSRVPEHAELHLLFSMITPEPWLKRVPTYKEQQEANPNKDLSTYGFLGYPVLQAADILIYKANYVPVGQDQLPHIELTREIARRFNNFYGPVFPEPAAKVTEVPRVRGTDGEKMSKSRNNCIYLAETPEEVTAKVRPMVTDPARKRRSDPGDPDKCPVYDVHKIFTPISVREQTIIPGCTRALFGCLDCKDVLLKHMLPVLNPIREKREELMARPAQIAEVLNDGSARARAVAAATLKEAREAMHLL